From one Peredibacter starrii genomic stretch:
- a CDS encoding ArsI/CadI family heavy metal resistance metalloenzyme: MKRFHIHVGVKDIHQSVQFYSTLFGQKPTKQKEDYAKWMLEDPRINFAISTRSNEEGVDHLGFQVDEGNELSELTERLKNADLGVYGEGTTTCCYAESNKAWVKDPSGIAWETYQTMADAEVYSEKPKTPKVTTSACCVPKTSTVKSCC; the protein is encoded by the coding sequence ATGAAACGATTTCATATTCACGTCGGTGTAAAAGATATTCATCAATCAGTTCAATTTTATTCAACTCTTTTTGGGCAAAAACCAACAAAGCAGAAAGAAGATTACGCAAAGTGGATGCTTGAAGATCCCAGAATTAATTTTGCTATTTCTACTCGCTCAAATGAAGAAGGTGTAGATCATCTTGGATTTCAAGTTGATGAAGGCAATGAACTCTCTGAACTGACTGAACGTCTAAAGAATGCGGATTTGGGTGTCTATGGAGAAGGAACAACAACTTGCTGTTACGCTGAATCAAATAAGGCTTGGGTGAAAGACCCATCAGGTATTGCTTGGGAAACATATCAAACGATGGCCGATGCTGAAGTATATAGTGAAAAGCCAAAGACTCCTAAGGTTACCACAAGTGCTTGTTGTGTTCCAAAAACATCCACTGTTAAAAGCTGCTGTTAG
- a CDS encoding LysM peptidoglycan-binding domain-containing protein has protein sequence MKKESKVLILVALLLANTSGSLMAQEDLGDDDLQTLLNDEGSTEEVKEVSETVAPEATEPTAMDSASIETTTPAPTENISSETVDLDALEPSESTTETATNDLGTTPGTETLEELPVETSETAENTSLEKADDDLEALTNDMGEPTPSVETVKKEEPTPVIPSASTATAEKKPAEPEIFDVGREERDLLGLAQNIQGQISDNEWNEVATAAKVDSYTVVKDDWLFKISKRLFGSGFYYPKIWSLNSYITNPHFIEPGMVLSFTTGSSSVAPDVKLGTFTEDELNAAPGAKGTQNASDLANFGEDVKPAWMDEKSELQNQGVYFQYASEETMDDLTQAGEQALNREYENYEPPRDEISLILPKNYDRTGFDKNSRIFYSVKEGFYLSTFVSTNIVQDFGSITNGPDENIFFVKADHAYVQFDETVNALPGDMFSVYSSGGKVKHKNSDREGYKYSIVGQIKLIRKIKDKWEVEFVEVSGTPQRGDRITAYTPKIDRITKTYNSRLVEAAILAPYQPMQTILGMGDVVYLDRGRADGVEMGNVFEVYGFKDRLTDKNITDQPTYKLGELAIITLTDNFATALVVNSIRDFYAGDIAITKTKESYLREIKARGQKSKGDKELMGGKALEELDVDLNLENLNDDLLKQADKIQLTEDELAELERQEREKSVIKDSEKDLKALERLENEIEEAETILNDAKLDEDKLLENENLNDIEKKRGNVDQDSLEEIEENLGKRYLDEDLNSKDNPFGLTEFDVEEVDELLNVEKKEQQ, from the coding sequence TTGAAAAAAGAAAGTAAGGTTCTGATTCTAGTTGCTCTACTTCTGGCGAATACGTCGGGAAGTTTGATGGCGCAGGAAGATCTTGGGGATGATGATCTTCAGACCTTATTAAATGATGAAGGATCTACGGAAGAGGTGAAGGAAGTTTCAGAGACTGTTGCTCCTGAGGCGACTGAACCTACTGCGATGGATTCAGCTTCCATTGAAACAACAACTCCCGCTCCCACTGAAAACATTTCATCTGAAACAGTTGATCTTGATGCCCTTGAGCCAAGTGAATCAACAACTGAAACTGCGACGAACGATCTTGGTACAACTCCTGGAACTGAAACTCTGGAAGAACTTCCGGTTGAAACTTCGGAAACAGCTGAGAACACTTCACTAGAAAAAGCTGACGATGATCTAGAGGCCCTGACCAATGATATGGGCGAACCAACACCGTCTGTTGAGACAGTTAAAAAAGAAGAACCAACACCGGTAATCCCGTCGGCATCGACTGCAACTGCCGAGAAAAAACCTGCTGAGCCTGAGATCTTTGATGTTGGTCGTGAAGAGCGTGATCTTCTTGGGCTTGCTCAAAACATTCAAGGCCAAATTTCAGATAATGAATGGAACGAAGTGGCGACTGCTGCCAAAGTTGATTCATATACAGTTGTGAAAGACGACTGGTTATTTAAAATCTCAAAACGTTTATTTGGATCTGGTTTTTATTATCCAAAAATCTGGTCTTTGAACTCATACATCACCAATCCGCACTTTATTGAGCCGGGAATGGTGCTTTCATTTACAACTGGTAGTAGCTCGGTTGCTCCGGATGTGAAACTTGGTACGTTTACTGAAGATGAATTGAATGCAGCTCCGGGGGCCAAAGGCACTCAGAACGCTTCTGATCTTGCTAACTTCGGTGAAGACGTGAAGCCGGCATGGATGGATGAGAAGAGTGAACTTCAGAATCAGGGTGTTTATTTCCAATACGCTTCTGAAGAAACCATGGATGATCTGACTCAAGCGGGAGAGCAAGCGCTTAACCGTGAGTATGAGAACTACGAGCCGCCTCGTGATGAAATCAGCCTGATTCTTCCAAAGAACTACGACCGTACTGGTTTTGATAAAAACTCACGTATTTTCTATTCTGTTAAAGAGGGCTTTTATCTAAGCACTTTCGTTTCAACGAATATCGTTCAGGACTTTGGTTCAATTACTAACGGTCCGGATGAGAACATTTTCTTTGTGAAGGCCGATCACGCATACGTTCAATTCGATGAAACTGTGAACGCACTTCCGGGTGATATGTTCTCGGTTTATTCGAGTGGTGGAAAAGTTAAGCACAAAAATTCAGACCGCGAAGGTTACAAGTATTCAATCGTGGGTCAGATCAAACTTATTCGTAAGATTAAAGATAAGTGGGAAGTGGAGTTTGTTGAAGTTTCAGGAACTCCTCAGCGTGGTGACCGTATCACGGCCTACACACCGAAAATTGATCGCATTACAAAAACGTATAATTCGCGTCTGGTAGAGGCCGCAATTCTTGCTCCGTATCAGCCAATGCAGACGATTCTTGGAATGGGTGACGTTGTTTACCTGGATCGCGGTCGTGCCGATGGCGTTGAAATGGGGAACGTATTCGAAGTTTATGGTTTCAAAGATCGATTAACAGATAAGAACATCACAGATCAGCCAACATATAAGTTGGGTGAACTTGCGATTATTACTCTGACAGATAACTTTGCAACAGCACTTGTGGTCAATTCAATCCGTGATTTCTATGCTGGTGATATTGCAATCACTAAGACCAAAGAATCTTACCTGAGAGAAATCAAAGCTCGTGGACAAAAGTCTAAGGGCGATAAAGAGCTTATGGGTGGTAAGGCCTTGGAAGAGCTTGATGTTGACCTGAATCTTGAAAATCTGAATGATGATCTATTGAAGCAAGCAGATAAGATTCAATTAACTGAGGATGAGCTTGCAGAACTTGAAAGACAAGAGCGCGAGAAGTCAGTCATTAAAGATTCTGAGAAGGATCTGAAGGCCCTTGAGCGTCTTGAGAATGAAATTGAAGAAGCTGAGACGATTCTGAATGATGCTAAACTTGATGAAGATAAGCTTCTTGAGAACGAGAACTTAAACGACATCGAGAAGAAACGTGGAAATGTGGATCAAGACTCTCTTGAAGAAATTGAAGAGAACCTTGGTAAGCGCTACCTTGATGAAGATCTGAACTCGAAAGACAATCCATTCGGCCTGACCGAGTTTGATGTGGAAGAAGTTGATGAACTTCTGAACGTCGAGAAGAAAGAACAACAATAA
- a CDS encoding 2-hydroxyacid dehydrogenase: MILYTNKWMKSVAKELVKDVVCVEMNDPKFPEYLKEAKAIFGLGLKADKAFLDAAPNLKVIALTSVGYDGCDLNLIKERGIVLTNTPHVLNETTADLAFGLLMATARRIPEAQEWMKSGNWKGGVTEEIFGTDIHGKRLGLIGLGGIGQAIAKRAHFGFDMTISYHTRTKKNHLPFPATHMGLDELLKTSDFVMVILPLSSETKGLIGKRELELMKKDAILINAARGPIVDEAALYEALKNKEIRAAGLDVFEVEPLPMTSPLFELKNVVLTPHIGSATDATRVGMVRVAAENLLAALRHETPKNQVLK; this comes from the coding sequence ATGATTTTGTATACGAATAAATGGATGAAGTCCGTTGCTAAAGAGCTTGTTAAGGACGTTGTCTGCGTTGAAATGAATGATCCGAAATTTCCGGAATACTTGAAAGAGGCCAAGGCCATTTTTGGGTTGGGACTTAAAGCGGACAAAGCTTTTCTGGATGCCGCTCCTAATTTGAAAGTCATTGCTCTCACTTCGGTAGGGTACGATGGTTGTGATCTGAACTTAATTAAAGAACGAGGAATTGTTCTTACGAATACTCCGCATGTTTTGAATGAAACCACAGCGGATCTTGCTTTTGGCTTACTCATGGCAACTGCTCGAAGAATTCCCGAGGCCCAGGAATGGATGAAGTCGGGGAATTGGAAGGGTGGAGTTACAGAAGAAATTTTTGGAACTGATATTCATGGAAAAAGACTGGGTCTCATTGGTCTTGGTGGTATTGGCCAGGCCATCGCCAAGCGTGCTCATTTTGGTTTTGATATGACGATCAGTTACCATACTCGCACGAAAAAGAACCACTTGCCCTTTCCAGCGACCCATATGGGTCTAGATGAGCTTTTAAAGACGTCTGACTTCGTGATGGTGATCTTGCCCTTAAGTTCAGAGACTAAGGGTTTAATTGGCAAACGTGAGCTTGAGTTAATGAAGAAGGACGCGATTCTTATTAATGCTGCTCGTGGGCCAATTGTGGATGAAGCGGCATTGTACGAAGCGCTCAAGAATAAGGAGATCAGAGCCGCTGGTCTGGATGTGTTCGAGGTCGAGCCGCTACCTATGACCTCGCCATTATTTGAGCTTAAAAACGTTGTTCTCACTCCGCATATTGGGTCTGCTACCGATGCTACAAGAGTGGGGATGGTGAGAGTGGCGGCCGAAAATCTGTTGGCCGCGTTGAGACATGAAACTCCAAAAAACCAAGTCTTAAAGTAG
- a CDS encoding arsenate reductase ArsC — protein MKNIMFLCTGNSCRSQMAEGFCRKYWGEVFNVYSAGTQKHGMNVRAMKVMEEVGVDISSHHSKTVEELPDVKFDYVITVCDAAKETCPYFPSGTIIHVGFQDPPALTKDIKDEGEVLNVYRRVRDEIEASIKKLPQILGNK, from the coding sequence ATGAAAAATATCATGTTTCTTTGTACTGGAAACTCGTGTCGTTCACAAATGGCAGAAGGGTTTTGTCGAAAGTATTGGGGAGAAGTATTTAATGTATATTCTGCCGGAACACAGAAGCACGGTATGAATGTTAGAGCAATGAAAGTGATGGAAGAGGTTGGAGTCGATATTTCATCACATCACTCCAAAACGGTTGAAGAACTTCCAGATGTAAAATTTGATTATGTTATAACGGTATGTGATGCTGCCAAAGAGACTTGTCCATATTTTCCTAGCGGGACAATTATTCATGTGGGTTTTCAAGATCCACCTGCTTTGACGAAAGATATTAAAGATGAAGGAGAAGTACTCAATGTTTACCGGAGAGTAAGAGATGAGATTGAAGCTTCGATCAAAAAGCTTCCTCAAATCCTTGGCAATAAATAA
- a CDS encoding tetratricopeptide repeat protein: MKYSLIPVATLILLSSCSWYRDLERSLVEDDEKQMKRTSRTVPRAQYDQLLVKYEELSKKYEALKERPPGSQDTLVDELQRTQSENFAQPSSNVETETVNVFPPAGVGAAAPSQPSAPIQVPDDVESQLSLYRRGLALKASNPGEATKIFQQLENQAVSPVKVRAKFQIGELLLGRGQYDLALQVFEDIINKNAESGVVLDALKYAVICTEKLGIANKKDQYTSMLNDVFETRE, from the coding sequence TTGAAATATAGTTTGATACCTGTGGCAACGCTTATCTTGTTGAGTTCATGTTCGTGGTATCGCGATCTTGAGCGCTCACTCGTGGAAGATGATGAGAAACAAATGAAGCGTACGTCCCGTACAGTGCCTCGTGCTCAATATGATCAACTTCTAGTTAAATACGAAGAATTATCAAAAAAATATGAAGCTCTAAAAGAGAGGCCTCCTGGAAGTCAGGATACTTTAGTAGATGAACTTCAGCGCACGCAGAGTGAAAACTTCGCTCAACCTTCTTCAAATGTTGAAACAGAAACTGTGAATGTATTTCCACCTGCGGGTGTTGGTGCAGCAGCTCCTTCTCAGCCATCAGCTCCTATTCAGGTTCCTGATGATGTTGAGTCTCAGCTAAGTCTTTACCGTCGTGGGTTAGCGCTTAAAGCTTCCAACCCAGGTGAGGCCACAAAAATTTTCCAGCAACTTGAAAACCAAGCTGTCTCTCCAGTTAAGGTACGTGCAAAGTTCCAGATCGGAGAGTTGCTACTAGGTCGTGGCCAGTATGATTTGGCCCTTCAGGTTTTTGAGGACATTATTAATAAGAACGCTGAATCAGGTGTGGTCCTTGATGCTCTTAAGTATGCAGTGATTTGCACTGAAAAACTTGGTATCGCAAATAAGAAAGACCAATACACATCGATGCTAAACGATGTTTTTGAGACAAGAGAATAA
- the bcp gene encoding thioredoxin-dependent thiol peroxidase has protein sequence MAPDFTLLDQNGNSVSLHDFKGMNVVVYFYPKAMTPGCTVQACEIRNSDQKLKDSEIVVLGISADPVKKLKQFEEKQHLNFTLLSDEDRKVIEAYGSWGLKKFMGREFMGILRQSFLIDKTGKIVHVMHKVDTKTHHQDILNFFKNL, from the coding sequence ATGGCCCCGGATTTCACTCTGCTAGATCAGAATGGAAACTCAGTTTCTCTGCATGACTTTAAGGGCATGAATGTGGTGGTTTATTTTTATCCAAAGGCGATGACTCCAGGTTGTACTGTTCAGGCCTGCGAGATCAGAAATTCTGATCAAAAGTTAAAAGACTCTGAGATCGTGGTTCTAGGGATCAGTGCAGATCCAGTTAAAAAGCTGAAGCAGTTTGAAGAGAAGCAACATTTGAACTTCACACTTCTTTCTGATGAAGACCGTAAAGTGATTGAGGCCTACGGATCGTGGGGACTTAAAAAGTTTATGGGCCGTGAATTTATGGGAATTCTTCGTCAGAGTTTTTTAATTGATAAAACTGGTAAGATTGTGCACGTGATGCATAAAGTGGATACGAAGACCCATCACCAGGACATTCTAAACTTTTTTAAGAATCTATAA
- a CDS encoding MIP/aquaporin family protein — translation MKAKIVSEFLGTAFLVMIVLGSGIMGQNLFPGQVGLALLANSLATGAGLFVLIQCLGPISGAHINPVVSLVEMLWGQIDRKLVVGYILAQMAGAYLGVILTHVIFQLPVFQLSEIERLGSHLLLSEVIATFGLICTIALAGKKHVEFAPMSVAAYITSAYWFTSSTSFANPAVTFARNFTNSFGGMAINHYLPFVAAQLLGAIVAWVVLRAIPQT, via the coding sequence ATGAAAGCAAAAATAGTATCGGAATTTTTAGGAACAGCATTTCTTGTCATGATTGTCCTTGGCTCAGGAATTATGGGGCAAAATTTATTCCCAGGGCAAGTTGGACTCGCACTATTAGCAAACTCTCTGGCCACTGGGGCAGGTCTCTTTGTTCTCATTCAGTGCCTGGGCCCTATTTCAGGTGCGCATATCAACCCTGTTGTGAGTCTGGTAGAAATGTTATGGGGGCAAATTGATCGAAAACTAGTTGTTGGCTATATTTTAGCTCAAATGGCGGGTGCGTATTTGGGAGTGATTCTTACTCATGTTATTTTTCAATTACCAGTTTTTCAGCTTTCAGAAATTGAACGTTTAGGGAGTCATTTACTGTTGTCTGAAGTGATTGCGACATTTGGTCTAATTTGCACGATAGCCTTAGCAGGGAAAAAACATGTTGAGTTTGCACCTATGAGTGTTGCAGCCTATATTACTTCTGCTTACTGGTTTACTTCCTCAACTTCATTTGCCAATCCGGCAGTTACCTTTGCGCGAAACTTTACTAACTCCTTTGGAGGCATGGCAATTAATCATTATCTTCCATTTGTTGCAGCACAGCTACTGGGAGCAATAG
- a CDS encoding response regulator transcription factor gives MKKTIVIIEDEKEIVESLRYLLEKHQFTVNAYLSAEEFFSAKTRPDHCVYLVDWNLPGIKGIDIIRTIRLKDKISPIFMMSAYNKSDQIIEGLQSGADDYITKPFNYEELLVRVGNAHAKVSSLQDNLMNVGLKLIPEAHSVIKDGVTVNLTSREFIIFNHLYKHQTNASTREELINQFDKEMDMTARNIDVHIFSLRKKMNKINIGIETVWGTGYKIVL, from the coding sequence ATGAAAAAAACAATTGTGATCATTGAAGACGAAAAAGAAATTGTGGAGTCGCTACGCTACTTGCTCGAGAAACACCAGTTCACGGTAAATGCGTATTTATCCGCGGAGGAATTTTTTTCGGCCAAAACACGTCCAGATCATTGCGTGTACCTTGTAGATTGGAATTTACCAGGAATTAAGGGAATCGATATTATTCGCACCATTCGTCTTAAGGACAAGATCTCTCCGATCTTTATGATGTCTGCCTATAACAAATCAGATCAAATCATTGAGGGCCTTCAGAGCGGTGCTGATGACTACATCACAAAACCATTCAACTACGAAGAGCTTCTCGTGAGAGTGGGTAACGCTCATGCCAAAGTAAGTTCACTTCAGGACAACCTGATGAATGTTGGCCTTAAGCTGATCCCTGAAGCTCATTCAGTCATTAAAGACGGTGTGACAGTGAATCTTACTTCACGTGAGTTCATCATCTTTAACCACCTTTATAAGCACCAGACCAATGCCAGCACTCGTGAAGAGCTGATCAATCAGTTCGACAAAGAGATGGATATGACTGCTAGAAATATTGATGTGCACATTTTCTCACTCCGTAAGAAAATGAACAAAATCAATATCGGTATCGAAACAGTTTGGGGTACTGGTTACAAAATCGTTCTCTAG
- a CDS encoding hydroxyacylglutathione hydrolase gives MILVKTFYAYNDLRNYSYLIHDNHTDHAWVIDPFEAAPIIDYIKKNGLVLKGILNTHQHFDHIRGNAPLMEAFNAEVRKLKNAEKLKLSENFVLESLDTPGHTMDHQAFLWKQDNTPLALFSGDTLFNSGVGNCRGGGDVGSLYTTTKMLKELPKDTLLYPGHDYRLRNLEFALTVEPENKLIKDRIYELKNMSTEDLPAVSLEEEMKVNPFFRLDSAEIQHQLGMSADKDLFVKLRSMRDQW, from the coding sequence ATGATCCTGGTTAAAACTTTCTACGCCTACAATGATCTTCGAAACTACAGTTATCTGATTCATGATAACCACACCGATCATGCATGGGTGATTGATCCTTTCGAAGCGGCCCCGATAATTGATTATATCAAAAAAAATGGTCTCGTCTTGAAGGGAATATTAAATACCCATCAGCACTTTGATCATATTCGAGGTAACGCGCCATTGATGGAGGCGTTTAACGCAGAAGTGCGTAAACTCAAAAATGCTGAAAAGCTGAAACTCAGTGAGAACTTTGTCTTGGAGAGTCTGGATACTCCTGGCCATACCATGGACCATCAGGCCTTCCTGTGGAAACAGGACAACACTCCTTTGGCCCTCTTCTCGGGCGATACCTTATTTAACTCCGGGGTAGGAAATTGTCGTGGTGGAGGGGACGTAGGAAGTCTCTATACCACTACCAAGATGTTGAAAGAGCTTCCGAAAGATACACTTTTGTATCCAGGACATGATTATCGTCTACGCAATCTGGAATTCGCCTTAACAGTTGAGCCGGAGAATAAGCTCATTAAAGACAGAATCTATGAGTTAAAAAATATGAGCACAGAAGATTTACCTGCGGTAAGCTTAGAGGAAGAAATGAAAGTAAATCCTTTTTTCAGATTGGACTCCGCTGAGATTCAACATCAGTTAGGAATGTCTGCGGATAAGGATTTATTTGTGAAGTTAAGAAGCATGCGTGACCAATGGTAA
- a CDS encoding alpha/beta fold hydrolase has translation MNNEYRDIISFDGTILKCLIRETGSSKWLIVTHGLGEHSGRHEFILKLFSQNFNIAIYDLRGHGKSGGKRAYVDDFQFFLKDLHSVVGYLKKEFSMTNYTLFGHSMGGLITASYLQNMADPQFYPDTVFLSSPAVAAPGLMGPLFSNSPKFMLDSLSKFPTVPLQGLLDLKKLSHDSRVYESYIKDELCLLKIHTKLFFELLKTARDTFSRPLRAECPLYVSIGTGDVLVNPKAITTYFKKVEKNAQVKVVDDGYHELHNEVEKYKKPYLNFLRQSLTGLSFE, from the coding sequence ATGAATAATGAATACAGAGACATCATTTCCTTTGATGGAACTATATTAAAATGTCTCATCCGTGAAACTGGCAGCTCAAAATGGTTGATCGTTACTCACGGTCTTGGCGAACATTCAGGGCGCCATGAGTTCATCCTTAAGCTCTTTTCCCAGAATTTTAACATCGCCATTTACGATCTTCGTGGTCACGGTAAGAGTGGTGGGAAGCGTGCTTACGTGGACGACTTCCAATTTTTCCTAAAAGATCTTCATTCTGTTGTGGGCTACCTTAAGAAAGAATTCAGTATGACTAACTATACTTTGTTTGGTCATTCAATGGGCGGATTGATCACGGCCTCATACCTTCAGAACATGGCCGATCCTCAGTTTTATCCGGATACTGTGTTTCTAAGCTCTCCGGCGGTTGCCGCTCCCGGACTTATGGGCCCATTATTTTCGAATTCGCCGAAGTTCATGTTGGATAGTCTTTCAAAGTTTCCAACTGTGCCTCTGCAAGGTCTACTTGATTTGAAAAAGCTTTCTCATGATAGTCGTGTGTATGAGAGTTATATCAAGGATGAACTTTGCTTACTTAAAATTCATACCAAGCTCTTCTTCGAACTATTGAAGACCGCTCGTGATACTTTCTCACGTCCACTCAGAGCAGAATGTCCGCTTTACGTATCAATTGGAACTGGCGATGTGCTGGTGAATCCTAAGGCGATCACAACTTACTTTAAAAAAGTAGAAAAGAACGCCCAGGTCAAGGTTGTTGATGATGGCTATCATGAACTTCACAACGAGGTTGAGAAGTACAAGAAGCCATATCTTAATTTTCTCCGTCAGAGTCTGACGGGTCTATCTTTTGAATGA
- a CDS encoding M48 family metallopeptidase, with protein sequence MENLYSYYTQVLFLTCVVVNHLFEIYLSRRQVTTLEKSRGDVPSEFRSFLTLADHQKAISYATAKLRLGQMRLVYDCILLFYWFPFRGAENLYRALPLADMHKEVAFLVSFMLIQGLLNLPWTIYSTFVLEERFGFNRSTPKLFITDRLKGLVLAGVIGIPAIYGIISIFMSLGQYWWLISFIALTLFQFTLVWLYPTVIAPLFNKFKPLEGEDLKHGIENLVNRAGFNAKEVFVMDASKRSSHGNAYFTGFGKNKRVVFFDTLLKDLSTQEILAILAHELGHMKLKHIPKSLITSLVLSFLGFWLMGTLSNVNWFYTGHFIRIVSPAVLFLLFIEVIPIYTFWFGPIFSWISRKREFEADEYAAGETKAEDLISGLLKLYRENASPVVTDKIYSGFYHSHPPALERIKKLESFKR encoded by the coding sequence ATGGAAAACCTTTATAGTTATTATACCCAAGTTCTTTTTTTGACCTGTGTGGTAGTCAATCATCTGTTTGAAATATACCTGTCTCGCAGGCAAGTGACCACTCTTGAAAAAAGCCGTGGCGATGTGCCCAGTGAATTTCGCTCTTTTCTGACTCTGGCAGACCATCAGAAGGCCATTAGCTATGCCACAGCGAAGTTACGCTTGGGTCAAATGCGTCTCGTCTATGATTGCATCCTTCTCTTTTATTGGTTCCCGTTCAGAGGAGCAGAAAATCTCTATCGTGCTCTGCCTTTAGCGGACATGCATAAAGAAGTCGCTTTTCTAGTCAGCTTCATGCTGATCCAAGGTCTTCTTAATCTGCCTTGGACAATTTATTCGACATTTGTTCTGGAAGAGCGTTTTGGTTTTAACCGCTCTACTCCTAAACTCTTCATCACTGACAGATTAAAAGGTCTCGTACTTGCCGGTGTGATCGGTATCCCAGCAATCTACGGCATCATTTCGATCTTCATGAGTCTTGGCCAATACTGGTGGTTAATTAGCTTTATCGCTCTAACTTTATTTCAATTCACTCTGGTTTGGTTGTATCCAACAGTGATCGCTCCCCTCTTCAATAAATTTAAACCGCTGGAGGGCGAAGATCTGAAACATGGAATTGAAAATCTGGTGAACCGTGCCGGATTTAATGCCAAGGAAGTTTTTGTGATGGACGCTTCGAAGAGAAGCTCTCATGGAAATGCTTACTTCACAGGTTTTGGAAAAAATAAACGTGTGGTGTTTTTTGATACGCTTCTAAAAGATTTAAGCACCCAGGAAATTCTCGCGATTCTCGCTCACGAATTGGGTCACATGAAATTAAAACATATTCCTAAATCACTAATCACTTCTTTGGTGCTTTCATTTCTTGGTTTTTGGCTCATGGGTACACTCTCGAATGTAAATTGGTTTTATACCGGTCACTTTATTCGAATCGTCTCACCGGCCGTGTTATTTCTCCTCTTTATTGAAGTCATCCCTATATACACTTTCTGGTTTGGCCCGATCTTTTCATGGATTTCTCGTAAGCGTGAATTTGAAGCAGATGAGTATGCAGCGGGAGAAACGAAGGCCGAGGATCTAATTTCAGGTTTGCTTAAACTTTATCGTGAAAACGCCAGCCCGGTAGTGACAGATAAAATCTATTCAGGATTCTATCACTCTCACCCACCGGCACTGGAGCGTATTAAAAAACTAGAATCATTCAAAAGATAG
- a CDS encoding MerR family DNA-binding protein, translated as MEKITIGKLAEMAGVGVETVRFYQRKNLLREPKATGAFRTYNEEDAQRIGFIKRAQDLGFTLNEVKELLELNTKPRMTCGTVKVKTEAKIEEIKAKIADLNRMKASLEKLACACDASQDQVKQYKVQECFAAGLGCKC; from the coding sequence ATGGAAAAGATAACAATCGGTAAATTAGCAGAGATGGCAGGAGTAGGAGTAGAGACAGTGCGTTTCTACCAGAGAAAAAATCTACTTCGAGAACCAAAAGCAACTGGTGCATTCAGAACTTACAACGAAGAAGATGCACAGAGGATTGGGTTCATTAAACGTGCTCAGGATTTAGGATTTACGCTTAATGAGGTCAAAGAACTACTTGAGCTAAATACAAAACCAAGAATGACCTGTGGAACTGTAAAAGTTAAAACTGAAGCGAAGATTGAAGAGATAAAGGCAAAGATCGCCGATCTAAATAGAATGAAAGCAAGCTTAGAGAAGTTAGCATGCGCTTGTGATGCCAGCCAGGATCAAGTTAAACAATACAAAGTTCAAGAATGTTTTGCGGCCGGATTAGGCTGCAAATGTTAA